Within Candidatus Hydrogenedentota bacterium, the genomic segment TACCTGAAGGTGGACGATTTCGAGTACCTGTACCGCGACGCGGAAACGCACCTGCGGCTGGACATGATCCCCCGGCGGGACCTGATCGCGCTGATCGAGCGGGACGCGCGGCTGGCGCTGGACAAGGTGCAGCCGACGATGCTGGCGATTCCGGTGTCTTCGTACAACCAGGATCACGAGGCGGTCTTCCGCGCGGCGTTCACGGCGGCGCGTCCGGGGGTTCCGAAGGACAAACCGATCCAGCCGCTGGTGCTGGGCTACAACAACACGTCGCTTTTCTGGAGCCTGGAGCACGAGAAGATCCACATGAACTTTTACGTGGACATATCGGACTACCTGGAGCAGAAACTGCACGCCCTGAGCCTGCACCGGTCGCAGCTGCGCGATCCGATCCACCACTCGAGCGTCCAGAACGTGGAATACATGGCGCGTTTGCGCGGGAGCGAGATCTCGGTTGCCGCGGCGGAGGGCTACATGCTCTTCCGCCAGATCCTGTAGGGCCGGGCGCCCGCCATGGCCCGGCCGACACCAAGGGCGCGGGGAGCGCTTGCGCCCATGACCGCCGCGCGCCGGCGCCGCCTGGAAGCGCTTCGCCCCGCGCTGGACGGCCTCTACGCGCGCTATAACCGGCGCGCGTTTGTCGATCCCGATCCGCTGGCGCCGGTGTACGCCTTTACGGATCCCGCCGAGCAGGAGGTGGCCGCGCTGCTTGCCGCGGCGCTGGCTTTCGGGAATGTAAAGACGATACTGGAGAGCATCCGGCGCGTTTTCGAGGCCGTTCCCGCGCCCGCCCGGGCCGCGCGCGACCTGCCGCCGGCGGCGCTGCGGCGCCGGCTCGAAGGATTCCGCCACCGCTATGTGACGGGAACCGAAGTGGCCGCGCTGATGGCGGGAGCGGGGAGCCTGCTTCGCGAATACGGATCGCTGGGCGGCGCGCTGATGGCGCTGGACGATCCGGAATCGGCCACCGTGCTGCCCGTGATTGCGCGCCTCGCCGATGCGCTTCGCGCGCGGGGGGGCCTGCCGAAGAACTACCTCGTCCCGGATCCCGCGCTGGGCAGCGCCTGCAAGCGCTGGTTCATGCTTCTGCGGTGGATGGTTCGGGAGGACGATGTCGATCTGGGGCTCTGGCGCCGGCTGGGCGCCGGGCGGCTTATTGTTCCGGTGGACACGCACATGCACCGGGTGGCGATCGGGCTGGGGCTGACGCGGCGCAAGGCGGCGGATCTGAAGGCGGCGCTGGAGATCACGGCCGCGTTTCGCGCGATCTGTCCGGAAGATCCGGTGCGTTACGATTTCTGTCTGACGCGCCTGGGCATTCGCGCGGACGGCGATATGGCGGCGTTCGTGCGCGAGGCGCGGACGCCGGGGGCCTGAAGAGCAGGTGGAGCGGGGTTGGGATTTACGGTATCGGTGGGTTGGGGAAGTCTGGTTCACGCTGCCGCGGACGGGCCGAAGGTACGCCGTGGCGGAAATGTTCGCGATCCTGTTGCGCCTTCGGCGCTGAACACAGCCGGGACGGCTGTGCCACTTTCTTTTCGGGGTGGTATTGTTGGGGGGGGCAGGGAAGCTTTTGGAGGTGGGCTCACGCTGCCGCGGACAGGCCGAAGGTACGCCGCAGCGGAAATGTTCGCGATCCTGTTGCGCCTTCGGCGCATTGCGGGCGGGCCGTCCACCACGGCGCATCTTCGACCTGCGCTCCTATTTGGTCCGCGCTTTTTTAGTCTGGTTCTACTTCCGCTGCCAGCGGTCTTGTGCTTCCAGTATGGTGGCGGGTCCGGGGCCGTCGAGCCAGGCGCGGGCGTCTGGGTCGTCGCGGAGCCAGGTGTCCCAGAAGGCGGTGCTGAGTGCGAGGATCGCGCGATGGTGGTTTGGATTTCGCGTGTTCCGGTCGCCGGGCAGGGCGCGATCGGTGAAGGCGGAGTGCTCGGCGCCGTGCAGCA encodes:
- a CDS encoding PIG-L family deacetylase; translated protein: MRTPQTPADEFLSKQRLLVVSPHADDESFGCAGTMARIKDLGGEVYVICCSVGTLKHYDGKEELVQGSTREQEFEAVMEYLKVDDFEYLYRDAETHLRLDMIPRRDLIALIERDARLALDKVQPTMLAIPVSSYNQDHEAVFRAAFTAARPGVPKDKPIQPLVLGYNNTSLFWSLEHEKIHMNFYVDISDYLEQKLHALSLHRSQLRDPIHHSSVQNVEYMARLRGSEISVAAAEGYMLFRQIL
- a CDS encoding TIGR02757 family protein translates to MTAARRRRLEALRPALDGLYARYNRRAFVDPDPLAPVYAFTDPAEQEVAALLAAALAFGNVKTILESIRRVFEAVPAPARAARDLPPAALRRRLEGFRHRYVTGTEVAALMAGAGSLLREYGSLGGALMALDDPESATVLPVIARLADALRARGGLPKNYLVPDPALGSACKRWFMLLRWMVREDDVDLGLWRRLGAGRLIVPVDTHMHRVAIGLGLTRRKAADLKAALEITAAFRAICPEDPVRYDFCLTRLGIRADGDMAAFVREARTPGA